AAGCCCGTCATCAATTAGGGTAAAGGCTTCATCTGCGGTTAAAGCGGCCATTTCTAAGGTGCCATTGCGCATGGCATGTAATACATCAGATGCCGAGGCGAGTTCAATCAGCTTGATATTATCATCCTGATAGTAGTTCATACTCTGCGCTAGATATAACGGCTCATAACCAGGCCAAGTATTGGTGCCTATGCTTAAAGACTCTGATTGCTGCTTAATACACCCTAACAGCAATCCACCCAATAAACATAACTGTACTAAGTGACGTCCATAATAATGTCTCATGCAGTGATTCCTTATTGAGCAAAATATTGAGCTATGCGCTTAATCCATTGCCTGTAATATCGCCAAATATGATAATTTAGAATTGATTAAATTAGTCTTTTATAAAGTATAGGTGAGCTCTTAATTTTTGCTGTTTTTGACAAGGATATTATTGGGCGGTTTATGAAATTTTGAGCTTAGTCCAAAGGCTAGATTAAACATAACGTGGCACAAGGTTTTTGCTGATCTTTAAAATTTTGTTAGTAAATTACTGAAAAGTTGATTAAGTATGTGTCAGTTTTGTTTTTTAATGACATTCGTATACAGATAACTGAAAACAATTAAACTCAAACCAAGTGAACTACTATGCGAAAATCGATCACTAAATTAACGACTTTATTGGGCGCTGTTTTAGCGTCTAATATCTGTTTGGCGAAAGCTGAACAACCTAATATTTTATGGATTATTACGGATGATCATCGTCCTGATTCTATTCAAGCATATAACCGCGCGACCACGGGTAAGAGCGAAAGTAAGTTAGGCTATGTATCGTCGCCTAATATAGATAAATTGGCCGCCGAAGGCGTCATGTTTACGCGAGCTTACAACCAATCGCCGGCTTGTGGCCCTTCACGTACGTCAATGCATACTGGGCGCTATCCTTTCCGCAATGGTAAATATGGTTGGGAGTCGACTCACCAAGAAGCCGATTTTACTAAACCAGCTTTGTCACAGCATTTAAGTGATGCAGGTTACGGTACGGCTTTAGTCGGTAAAAGCCATGTTGGTATTCGCGTTAAGCACAAAGGTAAAAGCCAACCGATTTTCGATTACGAATTAGAGTTTAATCGCGATTTACATCGCAAAGGTTTTGGTGGTTGGTATTCTACTGGTGCTTATGGTTTAGTGGATGAAGTATTGCTACGTAAAGATGCTACTGAAACTATTCATTATGCCAATGGTGAAACCAAGACCATTCGATTGTCGTGGGCCGATCGCCAATTGAATGCCCAAGAACAGGCGATTAAAGACGGAGTTGAAAAAGAATTTGATATTTTACGTGCTTACACTCGTATCAATACAGGTTTGATTTTAGGCGGGGTTAATCCACAACCGGCAGATAAAACAGTTGATGCGTTGATTGTAAAAGAGTTTAAAGATCATCTTAAATACGCTGATCGCTCATACAAGACTTTGGCAGGCAAAAAAGTGAAAGGTGCAGATGGCGACAAGCCGTTGTTTGTTAACTTAGGCTTTCATTTACCGCATACACCTGTACTACCCCCGAAGAAGTTCCGTGACCAATTTAAAAATCGTCAATACAAGATCCCAGAGTTTGACACGGTTGAGTTGGCGTCATTCTCGCCGCAGCAACAACAAATTTATAATGAATCAAAAACCGATAGCATGAAGCCTGAAGAGAAGCTGCAAGCGATCCAAGACTATTATGCGTTTACTGCATTTGGTGATTCATTAATCGGTGAAGCGGTTGAGGCATTTAAAAAGTACTCAAAAGAGCAGGGGCGTGAATATTTAATTGTATTTACTGTGGGCGATCATGGCTGGCATTTAGGTGAGCAAGGGATCATGGCGAAATTTGGCCCTTGGAAAGAGTCTACCAATGGTGCTGTGATTGTTGTGTCGTCAGACAAGAAAAAATACCCAGCAGGCAAAGTTGTTAACAAGTTAGTGGAGTACGTTGATTTAGTGCCGACCATGTTAGCTGCGGCAGACGTTAATATTGCAGATAAAGCATTTGAGTATCTTGATGGTTTTGATTTAGCAACGGTAGCCAATGATAAAACGTTTAAGCGCGACTACATTTTGGGTGAAATGAACTTAGTTTGTGGTCATCGCGCTTATATCCGTACCGATGATTTTGCATTTTCTATGCGAACGCGTGATCGTCGTACCGTAGCCAAAACCCCATTGTTAAATGATGATGTGACTTGGGCATTAACTACGACTCCGATTAAAGCTGACATGGCCTTATACGATTTACGAGTTGATCCGTTAGAGCGTAAAAACGTGGCTTATACGCCAGAGTATTTAGCGTTGGCTGAATGGTTCCGTAAAAAGCTTGGCAACATTGTACTGGGTGACGGTAGGGTTGAAATGGATTGGCGCACTAAAAATAACTATAACATTAGTAATTTTGCAGCGGGTTCCGACGACAAAGACATTAGTATTCCTGCTGGTTTAGTACCAAAGCAAGGGATCACTAACCCAGAGCGTTTTAATCTGTAGTCTTGACTAGTTAGCCTATGCGCAGGGTGTTAATGTTTATTAGAGGCACCTCACCCTGCTTGCTGAGTTTTTTATATGCAAAAGTCGCTAGCTCCCTGCGCGCGGAGTTTGTAACAGTACTTTTAGCATTAACCTTTCACCTTTCATTGTCAGTGCTTGCTTAGCAATCATGCTGGTTGTGATCGACTCTTTAATTCACTCTTTATCTGTTTATCAATTATAACTGAATACTAGAAAGCTGAGTTTAAGTATGAAATTTTGAATGTTGACATATGTTGAATGTCAACAATAATTAGTAATGCCAATTAAGTGACTTAAACAAGAGTTAACTTAATAACTGTTTTTATTTTTCACAATAAGCCTAACTAATTCATTGAGCCAATTAATGACTAAAACCGCATTTACGTCTTTACTATTTTTGGTTGCTAGCATTCAGCTAGGGTGCCAAATGCAAGAGGGTAGCGCTGACAGCTCAGCCAAATCCGCAAAAATAACTAATCAAAGCCAACAGCAGCCAAAAGCTAGCAGCAAGGTTAAAGCCGGTCATAGTGCTGAATATCATAAACATGATCACAAGCAGGGTAATAATCCAGAGCATATCAAAGGTTTATCGCCAGAAGATTCTCTGGCAACCATGGTGTTGCAAGACGGTTATAAAATGGAGTTGGTCGCGCATGAACCTATGGTTGAAGAGCCAGTATTAGCCACGTTTGATGGTAATGGCCGTATGTATGTGGCTGAGATGTTGACCTACATGCAGGATGTGGATGGCACTGGGCAAATGAAGCCAATTAGCCGTATTAAGCGGTTAGAAGACACTGACAATGACGGCGTAATGGATAAATACACCATCTTCGCTGACAAGCTATTGTTGCCACGTATGATTTTACCGCTTGAAGATGGCAAAATTTTAGCGCGTGAAACCAATACTTTCGATTTACTATTACTAGAAGATACCGATGGCGATGGTGTAGCTGATAAACGTACAAGGGTATTTAAAGGTGGTAAACGCGGTGGCAACTTAGAGCATCAACCCAGTGGTTTAATTTGGGGTATTGATAACTGGTTGTATGTGACTTACACCAATGCTCGCTATCGTGTAAAAGGTGACAAAGTTATTCGCCAGCCTATACGCTTTGGTGGTGGTCAATGGGGCTTGGGGCAAGATGAAGCCGGCCGTTTATACTATTCAGCGGCAGGAGCTGAAGATCCGGTATTTAGTTTTCAACAGCCGAGTGTTTACGGCATGATCCCGATTGAAGGCGAAACCGCAGATGGCTTTAATGAAGTTTTCCCGATTGAGCAAATTCCGGATGTGCAAGGCGGTAAGCCGCGCTTACGCCCTGATAACAGCTTAACCGTATTTACCGGTATTGCTGGGCAAAGTGTTTATTTGGGCGATAAATTACCTGAGCTATATGGTAACTATATTGCGCCAGAGCCAGTCGGCAACTTAGTTCGTAGTGCTAAAATCACCCGTCAAGATGGCCATACTGTGATTAGCCATCCTTATCAAGCTCAACAAAAAGAATTCATTGCTTCAACCGATACGGCGTTCCGTCCAGTTTGGAGTGAAACCGGCCCAGACGGCACCTTGTACTTGGTTGATATGTATCGCGGTATTATTCAAGAAGGTAACTGGACTAAAGAAGGCTCTTTCTTACGTAAAATCATTAAACAATTTGGTTTGGATAAAATTATTGGCGGTGGACGCATTTACCGAATTACCAAGCCAGGGGTTGAGTTAGGAGAAAAACCTAATTTATATAACGAAACACCAGCGCAATGGGTTAAACATTTATCTCATGCTAACCAATGGTGGCGTATTAACGCACAAAAATTGATTGTTCTTAAGCAAGATAAATCGGTTGTGCCTGCGCTTAAAACAATGGCTCAAAGCCATAGCAATCCGTTAGCGCGCTTACATGCGTTGTGGACGTTAGAAGGCTTAGGGGTTATCGATAGAAAATTATTGGTTAGCAAGTTTAACGATAAAGACAGCAATGTTCGTGTAGCGGCGGTGCGTATTTCAGAGCAATTGGTAACTAAAAAAGACAAGAGCATAGTTAAGGTTTGGCAATCATTATTGAACAAGGCTGATATTGAACTTGCGCAACAAATATACCTATCAAGTACTTATGTTGATATACCTAAAGCCACTAGTGGCAAAGTGACGCAAGCCATACTTGCTAAATACCCAAATAAAAAAGGCTTAATGGCCATAGACAAAGCCATTAAATACCAAATAAAAGAACAAGAAGCGCAAGCGGCTTTAGCCAAAGGCAACAAAGCATTAGCGCAAGCGGTTAAACGCGGTAAACAACACTTTAAATCGCTTTGTTCTACCTGTCACGGTGCGGATGGCCAAGGGGCGCCAGCAGGTAATGGCTTATTAGCGCCTTCATTTGTTAAAAATCCTCGAGTCAATGGTGATATTGCCTCACTGGGTAGCATAGTGCTACATGGTTTAACTGGGCCTATTGAAGGTAAAACCTACATGGGTGGCATTATGGCCTCCGTTGCGGCTAATGATGACCAATACCTTGCGGATGTATTAACGTATATTCGTAATGACTTTGGCAACAAAGCCAGTATGGTTAAACCAGAGCAAATTGCTAAATTGCGTAAGCTTAATCAGCGTACTACACCGTGGACAATAGAAGAACTCAACAAAACCTACGGCCAAAAGCTAACCAACAAAAAACAATGGAAGTTTAGTGCTAGCCACGGTAACGACAAGTTTAAAGTGTTGATTGACGGCAAGTTAGGCTGGGCTAAATGGAGTAGTGAAGATCTACAAGAAATCGGTATGTGGTTACAAATTGAGTTACCGCAAACTTATCATGTCAGTGTAGTGGATATGGATTGTCGTAAATGGGCTTGGCATTGCGCCCGCGCGTTTGATTTACAATTCTCGCAAGATGGCAAAACATGGAAAACCGTGGATACTAATGTTGAAAACGGTGGTAAACGTATTAGCCAAACCTTAGGGGAAAAAGCCCGATACATTAAATATGTGTTGAAAAACGGCAGCCCTAAAGTGGCTTGGGCGATCACTGAAATTGATATTTACGGTAGTCCGGTAGAGTAATTGCATCCGAGGTGTTTAATGTAGGGCAGGGTTTACCCCTGCTAATGCAGAGTGGTTAGATACTGAGTGTTAGCGGATATAAAGTCCGCCTCACAAGGGGATAATGTAGGGCAGGATTTATTCCTGCTAATACAGAGCGGTTAAATACCGCATGTTAGCGGATATCAAATTCGCCCTACAAGGGATTAATGTAGGTCAGGGTTTACCCCTGCTAATGCAGAGTCGTTAGATGCCGCGTGTTCCGCCCGACAAGGGGATAATGTAGGGCAGGGTTTACCCCTGCTAATGCAGAATGAGTTAGATACCGTGTGTTTGCGGATATAAAATCCGCCCGACAAGGGGATAATGTAGGGCAGGGTTTACCCCTGCTAATGCAGAGTGGTTAGATACCGCGTGTTTGCGGATATAAAATCCGCCCTACATGGGAACAATGTAGAGCAGGGTTTACCCCTGCTAATGCAGAGTCGTTAGATGCCGCGTGTTTGCGGATATAAAATCCGCCCTACAAGGGAATAATGTAGGGCAGGGTTTATCCCTGCTAATGCAGAGTCGTTAGATACCGCGTGCTAGCGGATATAAAATCCGCCCTACAAGACAGCTATACATTAAACAACCCAAGGCTGGATGCGTTAAACCCCGGTAAAACGCTATTTATATCAGCATTGGTTAAGTGGTTGCTGAGGATCTCAGCATAGATATCTCGGTAATCGGTTGCCATGGCTAAATACCGGCCATTATGCAACTGATCCGCTGCTAACCCTGGCCAGTCACCGTAAATACCACCCTGTATACCGCCACCAAAGGCGAACCATGCCGAGGCATAACCGTGATCCGTACCAAAGCTACCATTTTCACGAGAAGTGCGACCAAACTCAGTCATGGTTAATACCACCACATCGTCTAAATGGCTTTGAATATCGCGATAGAAGGCGGCTAGACCATCGGCAAAGGTTTTAAGTGAACGGCCTTGGCGACCTGTTGTTGTGCCACCGCCTTGATTAGCATGGGTGTCCCAACCGCCAATACTGACCGTGGCTAGCTCTAGCCCCACGCCAGCTTTGATTAATTGCGCAGTTTCACGTAATTGGTTAGCAAAACCGTTACTTGGATAATTGGCATTTTGTGCGGGAGTGTAACCGGCATCTCGTACTTGGGCGATAATATCTAAATCACCTAGCATTTTTCGGCCAAAGCGATTAAGCAACTGATGGTTTGTCAGTTGTTTAGCTGGTTGTTGATAGACTTGTAGCAAATTGCTCAGCAACAAGCTTTGTTCTTCACTATTAATACCTAAACTAAAAGCATTGAGGTTAGTTAAGGCCGACACACTTTCAGCACCACGTAGCGATTGAGCCAAATCATTACCAAAGCTGACCGCGCGAAACGGCACATCAAACATTTGGCTTTGAATATGACGGTTTAACCAACCGTCAGATTCGCGCACGGACTGGCCACTTTCAATATAGTGTTGCCCTGTAAAATGCGAGCGACTGCCATTGGGGTAGTGGACCGCTGGCATAACGGCCAAATGGTTGTTTTGCCACAACGGCATCATTTCTGCCATCGCTGGGTGTAAACCAAAATAGCCATTTAAATCCAGTGCGGCTTCTGGGTTACTGTCATCGGGCGGTGCTATGCCTATGGTTGGGCGTAAGTCATAGTAATGGCTGTCACCATAAGGCACGACTTCATTTAGGCCATCACAGCCACCACGCTGAAATACCACCACTAAGGTTTTGCCTGCGGCAGCTTGTGCTAAATTTACTTTAAAATTAAACGGCATCCCTGATAACCACATACTGCTGCCAGCCGTTGCCATTATGCCTTTTACAAAATTACGACGTTTCATGATCTTATCCTTTTGCTGGTTACTGGTATTGATAAGCCGGTAGGCTCAACATAAATGCCATTAATCGACGAACCTTATGCTCGGCATCTTGATGTTGCCAGTTGAAAGCGTCATCTGGCGATAAAATGCCGACTGCAAGGTTGCGCTCTACGTCCGATAAATTACCGGCTAAGGCCAAATCGGCTAAATAAGCGATAATGGCTGTATCAGACTGATAACCTTGAGTTTGCAGCAGGGTGATCACATCAACTTCAATACCGTCCTGCGAGTTAAGTATGCCTCGGCTAACAAAACGTGCACGTTGTGCTAGTGCATTGGTGTTTAGCCAATCAGCCCCTTCTTCTGAGAAGCCAGTTGGTACTGGGAACTCAAATAAACGCATGCCCAAATCATCAACCGAATCGGCTAGTTCAGCTAAGTCGACATCCGCTTGGAAGTTACGGCCAACAGATGTCACCAGCTCTAACGGTGTTTTCACTTTGGCTCGGGTTTCACCTGCTTGACCAAATTCATCTGAACTTAAAATAACGCTCAGCACCGCTGTCATGTTGGCACTGCTAGCGATCCATTCTGCTTCACATTGAGATTGCAAAGCCGGTAGTGGATCTTCATCAACAAACACCATTAGTAGCTTGCTACACAAGTACTCAGCGGTAGAACTATGGGTTGTGAGAATATCCAGCACTTGTTCCCCTTCATCTAAACCTGTGCCCAAAATGGTTTGCCCAAGGAAAGACTTATCACCAAAATCATGCAGATCTTGGTTGAAGAAGAAGTCACCATCTTGTTCATGCCAGCCGGTGAAAATACGCGCGAGTTCTGCAATATCTTGTGCGGTATAGCCGTTACCTTCGCCCATGGTATGCAGTTCCAAAATTTCACGTGCGTAGTTTTCGTTGGCGGCACCGGCGACGTTTTGTGCATTGTTTAAATAGTAAATCATGGCTGGGCTTTTGGCGCTGACTTCTAATAAATCGCGGAAGTTGCCCAACGCATGTTGGCGAAATCCTTGGTTTTCACGCCATTCCCAATCAACATTACGCGAGGTGTGGTAATTGGTATTGAAGTGGTTTTCCCAGAACCATGCCATGACTTCTTGCAATTGTTTAGGCGAGGTAAGCATATGTTGCAGTAAGCGTTGCTTAAGCTCGTCTAAGGTTTGAGGATTATCGCTTGGCAAACTGGCTAAAAATACACTGTCGTCGATATTGTCAGGCGCTAGCTGTTCTTGCAAAATGAGCTCACTTTCACCTTGATACACACGGTTGATTAAATCTGGCGTAGCACCAAAAGTGATCCGGCTCAGTAGATGCAACGGATTCAATTCAGCGGCAATGGCAAACAAGGCTAAATCGTATTGGGTTTGTTTGCCCGCGATGTCGGTGGCTAGTAATTGAATATCGATACGTTGGCTATCGCTAACTAACCCACTGGTAATGCTATAGCTCCATAACCCAGTTTCAGGGTTAAAGCCAACGGGTTGATTAGCTATTGTGGTACCCAGAGCACCATCAATTAAGTTCAGGGTTAGGCTTTGCACGCCAATATCGTCGGTGACACTGCCCGCCAAAGTGAAGCCGCTAACATTAACCGCTTGTTGTTGACCATGCGAGGTGACCTGCAAACTGGGGCTGGCGATGTCGGCTTGTACTTGATAGTTAGCCATTACACTAGCTTGGTTTAGTGCATAATCATTTGCCGTGGCGGTGATTTGAATATCTTGCAATCCGGCCAAGACACTTGCATCAATCATTTGTTGCCACATACCGGTTTGGCTGTTGTGCAATACATTGTAGGTTTGAACAACAGTGCCATTGCTGGCTAGCTGTACGCGGATGTCCGCCACGCTATTGTTGTCGGTTGCAATACCTTGCAGCATAAAGCCTTGGTCGTAGGCTAAACCTTCACTTGGTGCTGTGATGCTGATATCAGGTGCAATTAAGTCAACCCGCGTTGGGCTGTTTTCACTCACTGCAAATCGAACAAAACCAGGTTGATTCACAATTGGACCATAGTAGTTTTTGTTATTACCGAATGGGTTATGGACGCGTACAACAAAGCGTTCCCCATCATATAGGCCAGACGGATCAAAACGCACCTGACCACTTTCGTCGGTTGCAGAACGCGTTGTCCAATGTAGTTTTTGGCCGTCAATGCGATATAAGGTGATGGTTTTACCGACTAGAATGTCACCTGAATCTTGGTTAACTAACTCTACCGGTAAGCTGCCAACGGTAAAGTTCACGTCGCCTGGGGCTGAAATAGTTTGGCTGTAGGCGTAAATTCCATTATACGCTTTAGCGGCTAGGCGGTACTCGGCACCTTGGTTAATATTGTCTAGGTCGAATACGGCAAGGCCGTTTTCATCTGACATTACCGAATGTGCCCACACCCAGTTACCTTCGTCGTTTAAACGCTGGGCTGCAATTTTGACTGCGGCCAAAGGTTGGCCCGACATATAATCTGTTAAGCTTACGGTAACCGCTGGATTACCAACCACAAATTCATAGTCGCCATTGGCTTGCATACTTTGGCTTACTTTGTATACCCCATGCGCGCTTTGTGCTTTTAAGCGATAAATTGAACCAGAGCCTAAGTCAGGTAAATCTATGCGCAATTGGCCATTAACATCTGTATTGGCGCGAGAGTAGTAACGGAATTTTCCTTGATCATTTAGCTTTTCAATGTAAACGCGTTGTTCGGTTAGCGGTGGTGCCGCATCTTGACTGCCATCTAGTACATTCACTAAGGTTTTACCGACATTCCACTCAAGCGAGCCCGACGCACTAATTGGGTCGCTGTATAAATACATGTCGTTATAAACCTGAGTCACTAAGCGATACTGCGAACCAGAGTTGACGCCGGGTAAATCAATCGCTACTTGACCTGCAGCATTAGTGTAAGCGCGACTAAACCATCTAAAACGATTTTGTTCACTATCCCAGCGGCTTACGTCAATACGTTGCTCGGAAATGGGTAGCGTACTGCGAGCATCTTTTATGCTGACATTAAACGGCAAGGTGCCAACAGTGAAAGTGTGATCACCCGCTTGCGCTGCGTCGAAATAGTAACGTGTTTGCCCATCAATCGTCGATTTAGCGGTTAGCACATACTGAGCAACATTTGGTGATTTATCTAGCTGTAATAACCCGCCATCGTCTGTATTGAAATAGCCCATGCCATGCTTTTTACCATCGAGCATAATACGATGAATATAAACTGGTTGATTGGCTAGGGCGCTTGCTGGAGTTTGGCTACCATCAAGCATACTTATTTGCATACTACCTAGGTTTAAATTTACCTCTCCAGGCTGATTGATCAGCGCGCTGTATACAGGGAAGTTGTTATAAACGCGCGTCCGGAATACAAACTCACTACCTGAACCTATGCCAGCTAAGTCGAACGCGGCTAAGCCATTTTGATCTGTCGTGAGAGAGCCCGCGCCGTGCAGTTTGCCTGCGCTATCGACGCGATAGGCATCAACCCGAATATTAGCCAGCGCTTGGCTGCTAGTGGCTTGCTTGACTTTAACCAGTACAAATGGATTGCCTACGGCTAAGTCTTGCTCGCCTGTGCCACTCACGTCGTAGTAGGCCCAAAGCTTTGAGTTACTCGGACTAGTGGTTTTTAGTTGATATTTAGCGTTTGGATCTAAGTTGAAACGCAGTACGCCGTTGTCATCGCTGGTGGTGTGTTGCACATATTGTCGGCTGCCATCTTCTAGTAGTTTATATAGCCATATTTTATGGCCTGCTAGCACGCTGTTATTGGCTAAATTGCCGTTACGCAATGTTACCGCTGTGGTGCCTAAGTCGAACGTGAAATCACCAGTTTGACTAATTGGCGGTGAATATGTCCATTGTCCTGCAAAGTATTGGGTTTGTAGCTGGTAATGAGTACCTTGACCTAAGCCGTCTAAGTCTAAAACCAGTTGACCATTGGCATCTGTCGTGGCGCGTCTTAGCCAATGACGTTTGCCATTTTCATCGAGCCGTGTCACTGTTATTTGTTGATTGCTAATGACTTGTTGGCTAATCCCATCGCGCAATGTGACATTTAACGGTAAGTTACCTACCACAAAGTCATGTTGACCCGAGCTTGTAATGGTTTGCGAATACTTTTTACTATTATCAGACGGGCTGTACGCGCGTAAAACATAGGGTTGGCCACTATCAACGTCGGTTAAGTCAATCTTGATTTGTCCTTGCGCATTGCTAACAGCACGGCCTATCCAGTGTTTTTTTGTGTCTTCTATGCGGTATACCTCGACAGTGGTATCAGCTAACCCAGATTGCTCAGGGATGCCGCCATTTAAAATATTGACTTGTACTGTACCAATAGGCCAATTGATAGAGCCAGGTTGGCTTTGCACGGCAGAGTAAGTTTGGAATTGATTAAACACTTTGGCTGAGAAGTAATATTGACGTCCTTGACCTATGCCATCTAAATCAAATACAGCAATCCCGTTATCATTTGTCGTGGCGTTCCCTCTTCCTTTTCGGCTGCCATCTTTTAGCTGTTCATATACAGCAATGCGTGTTTCGGCAATGGCTTGATTGTTGCTGGCATCAAGTAATTTAACGTTAAGTGGTAAGTTACCAACAACAAATTGCGTGTCGGCTAAGCTGGTAATTTCTGGGCTGTATTTGTAGACGCCACTGGTTAAGCTTTTGGCTTGCAGAATGTAGGGCGTATCTGCGGTCGGCTCAGGTAGCGTTAAACGCACAACGCCATTAGCGTCACTTTTGGCGCGACCTAAATATTGGCTTTTCCCTGTAACTAATTTTTGCCGAATGTACACCCGGGTGTCAGCCATGGCGGCTTGTTCTGCTGTGCTGCCATCCAGCAAGTTTACGGTTAGGTTACCGATCACAAGGTTGGCTTGGTTGCTGGCACCATCGTTATCAA
This genomic window from Saccharobesus litoralis contains:
- a CDS encoding DUF1800 family protein, translated to MKTQSNALRKGLRNTYRLICKVLLWTSIMVLLPTQVLAADLVINLLDAKSNTAISGDKITLLQIQSDNSREWYARATTDDAGQAHFEIDADYDYVAYSEYFSEFRAYSDVITDLVDNDGASNQANLVIGNLTVNLLDGSTAEQAAMADTRVYIRQKLVTGKSQYLGRAKSDANGVVRLTLPEPTADTPYILQAKSLTSGVYKYSPEITSLADTQFVVGNLPLNVKLLDASNNQAIAETRIAVYEQLKDGSRKGRGNATTNDNGIAVFDLDGIGQGRQYYFSAKVFNQFQTYSAVQSQPGSINWPIGTVQVNILNGGIPEQSGLADTTVEVYRIEDTKKHWIGRAVSNAQGQIKIDLTDVDSGQPYVLRAYSPSDNSKKYSQTITSSGQHDFVVGNLPLNVTLRDGISQQVISNQQITVTRLDENGKRHWLRRATTDANGQLVLDLDGLGQGTHYQLQTQYFAGQWTYSPPISQTGDFTFDLGTTAVTLRNGNLANNSVLAGHKIWLYKLLEDGSRQYVQHTTSDDNGVLRFNLDPNAKYQLKTTSPSNSKLWAYYDVSGTGEQDLAVGNPFVLVKVKQATSSQALANIRVDAYRVDSAGKLHGAGSLTTDQNGLAAFDLAGIGSGSEFVFRTRVYNNFPVYSALINQPGEVNLNLGSMQISMLDGSQTPASALANQPVYIHRIMLDGKKHGMGYFNTDDGGLLQLDKSPNVAQYVLTAKSTIDGQTRYYFDAAQAGDHTFTVGTLPFNVSIKDARSTLPISEQRIDVSRWDSEQNRFRWFSRAYTNAAGQVAIDLPGVNSGSQYRLVTQVYNDMYLYSDPISASGSLEWNVGKTLVNVLDGSQDAAPPLTEQRVYIEKLNDQGKFRYYSRANTDVNGQLRIDLPDLGSGSIYRLKAQSAHGVYKVSQSMQANGDYEFVVGNPAVTVSLTDYMSGQPLAAVKIAAQRLNDEGNWVWAHSVMSDENGLAVFDLDNINQGAEYRLAAKAYNGIYAYSQTISAPGDVNFTVGSLPVELVNQDSGDILVGKTITLYRIDGQKLHWTTRSATDESGQVRFDPSGLYDGERFVVRVHNPFGNNKNYYGPIVNQPGFVRFAVSENSPTRVDLIAPDISITAPSEGLAYDQGFMLQGIATDNNSVADIRVQLASNGTVVQTYNVLHNSQTGMWQQMIDASVLAGLQDIQITATANDYALNQASVMANYQVQADIASPSLQVTSHGQQQAVNVSGFTLAGSVTDDIGVQSLTLNLIDGALGTTIANQPVGFNPETGLWSYSITSGLVSDSQRIDIQLLATDIAGKQTQYDLALFAIAAELNPLHLLSRITFGATPDLINRVYQGESELILQEQLAPDNIDDSVFLASLPSDNPQTLDELKQRLLQHMLTSPKQLQEVMAWFWENHFNTNYHTSRNVDWEWRENQGFRQHALGNFRDLLEVSAKSPAMIYYLNNAQNVAGAANENYAREILELHTMGEGNGYTAQDIAELARIFTGWHEQDGDFFFNQDLHDFGDKSFLGQTILGTGLDEGEQVLDILTTHSSTAEYLCSKLLMVFVDEDPLPALQSQCEAEWIASSANMTAVLSVILSSDEFGQAGETRAKVKTPLELVTSVGRNFQADVDLAELADSVDDLGMRLFEFPVPTGFSEEGADWLNTNALAQRARFVSRGILNSQDGIEVDVITLLQTQGYQSDTAIIAYLADLALAGNLSDVERNLAVGILSPDDAFNWQHQDAEHKVRRLMAFMLSLPAYQYQ